A stretch of the Portunus trituberculatus isolate SZX2019 chromosome 11, ASM1759143v1, whole genome shotgun sequence genome encodes the following:
- the LOC123502394 gene encoding uncharacterized protein LOC123502394, with protein sequence MVTRVGDPKAAPQPLLLLGGFLPCIGPSHVPPSPLLTGISPRCGLANTTYVAAIDTEGLRLAAAWQTPATSPLPLPPPSSERFISDILPFNACCHHHHLLMVLSLY encoded by the exons atggtgacac gagttggtGATCCAAAAGCCGCCCCACAGCCGCTACTGCTACTCGGAGGGTTTCTGCCTTGCATCGGGCCTTCACACGTGCCGCCGTCGCCGCTACTGACAGGGATTTCGCCTCGCTGCGGCCTGGCAAACACCACCTACGTCGCCGCTATTGACACTGAGGGACTTCGCCTCGCAGCGGCCTGGCAAACACCTGctacatcaccactaccgctgccgccgccgtccAGTGAGAGATTCATCTCTGACATCCTGCCATTCAacgcctgctgccaccaccaccacctccttatggTTCTGTCACTGTACTGA